Below is a genomic region from Periplaneta americana isolate PAMFEO1 chromosome 7, P.americana_PAMFEO1_priV1, whole genome shotgun sequence.
taataataataataatagtgacaataataatagtagtaataataatagtaacaataatagtagtaataataatagtagtagtagtaataataaagtaataataagaataatagtaataataataataatattaatagtagtaatgataataataataatgataataataatagtaataataataataataataatacctgatgGATATGATGCTCACATTCAAGAAAACAAACTCAGAACAATATCGTCATTCTGCACTTCACACTCATGTCGCCATTGTCGCCATGGGTTCCTGAGTGGGATGTACATGCACCCcaagcataatttaatttatttgtggtcacattgctgaaaaaattgcagtggtaacatttggaaataacataataatttttttctgacacaaaataattaatgtatgTTGGTGAAATCACATATATTATTGTTCAATAACTAAAGCTGGGGTGTGATCACACTCCTCATAGGGATATAAGGTTAAACGGAGTTCATTTCACAACCAATACTCTCCGCTCAAAAGAATAAACTAATTTGGTTAGATTGCAATGGTTTAGAACCAGGGGAACTACAAGGAGTCAACTACACCCCCTTACAACATGTATCTAACAAAGGGATTTAATCGTTGCAGGAACCATATATTGGAGGCTATCCCAAGCCTGAGTTTCCATGGGTGCCAGATGCTCCCTGGAAGGCAACACAGAATGTGCCAATTCCTCCGACTTCAGGGGCTGCACGCCTGGCCAGACATATTGTGCACAATGCAGGTGAAATATACAGTTAATTCCGGTTAGCTGGTCCACATGAGACCTAATGTATAGGAGTTCCTAACCACACTCCAGCCTCTACTTCACAAAATCTGTTGGTGGGCAGCAAGTGGTCATATGCCAGTGTACGGAGAGCACCATACATGCTTTCCTATGCAACCCATCCTACTCCACCTTCCACTGCTTAGCTTCCTcagttcatttttaataacatttgcaatattttattttttttcatccatccattttgtagccattactgaaaataatcaccataaatgGTGAAAAGCATAGCAAGAACTTTGTTATAGATCAGTAGCAGCCCACGGTTACAAatgttggcagttctgcatgaaaaatagtgtatttagcaaacccatgctgtttattgcatctaaaatGGATGACGcatgtaattacagccccttgtcgaagttgactgtgcacccgaaattgtactccaaccatccgtgcgctacacctctcccacctggtacaactagtcatgtagtggagatgtgccccacatgcttttctagttttttaagtcaaattaactaaatccttcactccggtgtttgtccatgtgttttctcctctaaacagaatatacgggtgggggagaaagcgttttcatgagcgcagcaaaaaaccaatcatttccattacacatttcagtattaaaatgactagtaggctagaTGATTTCCtagactttttccagaaatttcaatatttaaattttgtgtagaacATCTAATTTTTTacgttaacatgcaatttctcttttaatttcgaaaagggttggttgattaggttttcatttcattcatttttaacataaaatatttccttaggcacactgactaatcacatcacaccacccacagtactataacacactggaactgtaatgatatacagtaggcctagtccagaagcctatgtgttctaacgcaggtcataaagagatgagggtgttggcggttcttttgtatattcggagagagctcttcggttgcagctctaatgcagtcttatgggacggtgaagaaaaccagttttctgctgccgactaccctacgttgagcttcaggaactgctgatcacagatccgaaaagtacactacagctaaaattctcgagcagttcaaggctcctacagacagtaaaatctcgaatcgaaaagaatgaattggaaaaataaatgaaacaatgaactagattacataaaagcacgttttacatttttaattttttcacgtccatttaaatggcgtgcagctctgcagttcttattgtagagccgcccctgttAGAGATACAATATTTTTCGGTTTTTGTGCACCAGTTTAATCTATAAAATACACCAATTCTTCTGGTACTGTCATACATACTACTACACCACCACCAACCACACTGCAAATGTGATGTAGGTACTGCGTGCAGGATTTGGAATTTGACAACTGAACATTTggcatatacagacgtggacaaattattaacaaaattgacgatttttatgataattctgtttacaaaatttgacttttcaacttacactacagttgacaatttttcatatttctatcattatagttgacagaaaaatgcaaaaatgtcgactgtagtttaaattgaagagccatttttttgtaagaatatataataaaaatctttaattttgctaaaaatttgtaaatatgcaaaaatgtcaattgcagtctaaattgaagagtcaaattttgtcaaaatataaaataaaaatcttcagttttgctaattatttggaaatatccaaaatgtgaactgtagtccaagttgaagagtcgaatttggtaaaaataagtATAGAGTACAAATCTtcagttttactaataatttgtaaatatgcaaaaatatcaaatgtagtccaaattgaagagtcaaaatttctaaaaatatacaatacaaatcttcaattttcctaataatttggaaatacgcaaaaatatcaactgcagtctgaattgaagaatcatagtttgtaaaaatatataataaaaatcttcaattttgctaataatctgtccacgtctgtagttcaAGACTTGTGCCATACACGGAATAAAATGCGCTAAAACCATATTGTTCCGGGTAAAACCGTACATTTGGCAACCCTAATTACACTACAGTCACTCtcaatttattcaatttacaaaGTCCATGAATTCATTTGTATATTCCTGCACTAGTCTACTTTTTGCTTTCGTCCATTTTCCATGATTTCTTATCATACTTTTCCTGAATAAAATGATCCACCATCTATTctaatctgttgctatcaataccacgtcatcagacatctctgtactcaagttccttctcaatagccatggcccgctcatggaattcgctgccgctgggaATCAGggatagtcttagtcctcagttgtttaaaattaagttgtttcgaaatatgttatatgcaaagaattagtttttaggtataatttttatttattattattattattggcggccgggtagctcagttggtagagcagctggctatggactgaaaggtccggggttcgatcccaggtggtgacaggattttttctcgttgccaaactttcagaacggccccgaggttcactcagcctcctataaaattgagtaccgggtctttcccgggggtaaaaggcggtcagagcatggtgccgaccacaccacctcattctagtgccgaggtcatggaaagcatggggctctacctccatggcccccccaagtgccttcatggcatgttacggggatacctttaccttttgttattattattattattattattattattattattactagtattattttacagtcattactttatttttccattaacactaatctctaggtaattgtcattgtctcaatgtaacacgtgctgtgctgatcataacaattctactattcctttaattgtgagattatattcatatgtattaattcttattttttttaagttaatactgtatactagaatgtattttcctgtttgtgattatgtattcagtctcttttttttttttattatatatttttttattgttattttaaagttaatactgattgcgtatatgtattcaatccctcttttttacttaattatgtttattattatttttttaagttaatatttgtataccggtatgtatttttctgttatgtgatttgatcctggttgagtggaagagaaggcctgatggccttaactctgccagggaaaataaaactattattattattattctgctcaCATAATTGAACCGGAAGTAGTGTGACCTTATTTGGCAGTGACATCTTAAGAATGTTGCAACTTCTCCTGTTAttggtatatttgttttcaacTTCTCTTTTACACCTGGTAAAACGATTTTATTACACTCCATTTCGTAATCAACTGCCACTTACTGGTATTTTCTCGTAGCTTACTGGTAGGTAATTCACTCATCACTGTTCTGTGCTGCCAAGTGATTGGCCAGTTCATTCccaatgtgtgtgtttgtgtgttggtAACGAGTTAATACGAGAATATTCATTTATCATTTCAGACTGGGCCGTGGTGACATCTATCTCTACAATGCATAGCATTCGAGGTTATCCATATGGAAATGTGTTCTATATGAGTGATGGTCCCCATAGCAAAAGCTCAGGTGTGCCATTCTTCTACTTCACCCCTATGGACCAATCAGCTCAGGATCTGTCTGTGAGTAGAAACATGCTCAGTATTGGTTCATGCCATAAAGTTATAAGTGGGgatttagacatttatatagaTAACCCCTTCATGTAATACTTGTTCATTTTACAGAAACCTATCTAAAAAATCCTTCACTGCAGGTGACTGTTTCATAAAGGTCATTTTTACAGCAAAACTACCACACATCAGTACTGATCACACAACCTCAGGGTGAAAACTGCCGTGGGAAAAAAGAGCCTGATGATCCACGCTGTGCACATGTTATCCTGACAGGGAAACTGAAGAGGGTGAGTGCATATTACAGTAGAGCACATGTgaaacccagtgaaaaacaaaatgaaattaatatcacCTTTTCTCTCATGTAAAACTAatctatataattataaaaaattgttccataaaagtttttcaacagtaatctcactagacgttttgattttatcgataaatctgtgaGTGGAACAccagcagatttatctagagaaaatcaaaactcgagtgggatttaattgactattacacgattagaagaaagtatataaagattagaagtaacgaagtactccaatacaataaaatattaattgacttacgaaaatacaactgtcttcaaatgtattattgtacaatctcaacattacaaatattacgctagatgcatgctagatggcagtagtgtctttatacagacactgtaatgattactattcaataaatcttaatattaaacaatctctgatacgtgactatccataatatcatatagcagaagctataacataacctaactaatatacacaagtgttagaaaagttttaattaaagacgatgacataaaaaataaacatgaataattttaaaaggaataattattgaatgtacaattttcaaatttgaatgtggttggtagttcaattgatgttatattggacgtgtacgtaatagaagtggaactcgttgatttaggcctacatggtgtattcaacttattcagaatttccgaatgaataattttaaaaggaataattattgaatgtacaattttcaaatttgaatgtggttggtggttcaattgatgttatattggagtgtgcataatagaagtggaactcgttgatttaggcctacatggtgtattcaacttattcaggatttccgaatggtgctcttcatttatttgtaaatcggatttcagaagatgcataggtatgatcagtgatttttattaattcttgttcttgaatgccaatgcgagtcatatttgaaactgctgtgcatcgactggagtggtttgtaattatatatatatatttttgacgtccagaccagcgcagtttcaaatgttggcaaagaaacaaatgctagggacgcgataaaattgtgcgataagcagccatgattggttgaaatacatcctttcgtaccgttttattggtcaaaagtagtatgacgtagtaagagtgtaatagtcatcaaaaattaatcctaggatcttaggagttggattgtactgaatttcttgattactcaAATAAATGTGAGGTTCATAGTTTTTTAAGCTATATCTTCTTGTGAAGATAGTATATTCAGTTTTTGATTGTGAGATAGATTCCATTTGGATGCCcaattactgatattatttacaGGTTTTTGTATAACTCTTAATGATTCAT
It encodes:
- the LOC138703731 gene encoding protein CREG1-like, producing MLVHLGILLLCVALNLDTGTADKQYSNYYDWQHKHWVSANEPYIGGYPKPEFPWVPDAPWKATQNVPIPPTSGAARLARHIVHNADWAVVTSISTMHSIRGYPYGNVFYMSDGPHSKSSGVPFFYFTPMDQSAQDLSQNYHTSVLITQPQGENCRGKKEPDDPRCAHVILTGKLKRVKIPSMELPFAEEAIFSRHPSTRNWLPEHQWYFLKLKVEQVMLVNFVGGPRYINVREYFWASPELTKPGQ